Proteins encoded by one window of Thermobaculum terrenum ATCC BAA-798:
- a CDS encoding glycerate kinase type-2 family protein has product MISIETLRNDAKDILMAGVKACNARDAVKRNLQLVDGELRCGNSTVLLDEYKRILVVAIGKAAADMALGAHDVLGDLVHIYFVITKYGHGKDIDRLGMRLFESGHPVPDVAGVTAATEMIHLLEETSDKDLVIFLISGGASALCTLPEDDITLEDLQETTKRLLLAGADIRELNTVRKHISRSGGGKLAGIVYPSRVVALVVSDVIGNDLDVIASGPLTPDPTTYQDALEVVDRLRVELPVSVKNYLLMGIAGDVPETPKPGSPEFENVSIRVIADVFLALREAASRAEALGYESLILTSRLEGESRELGKTVGNIAVNVVKENVPYSPPVALLLGGETTVTVRGNGVGGRNQELALSAALAMQGCENVVVASMGTDGTDGPTDAAGGIVDGLTVARGKVAGLDAKRYLARNDAYNYLKATGDLIFTGPTGTNVNDLVLVLAR; this is encoded by the coding sequence GAGACTCTTAGGAATGATGCTAAGGATATATTGATGGCTGGTGTAAAGGCATGTAACGCTCGAGATGCTGTAAAGAGGAACCTTCAACTTGTGGATGGGGAATTAAGATGCGGCAATTCTACAGTTCTTCTTGATGAATATAAGAGGATATTGGTTGTTGCGATAGGCAAGGCAGCTGCTGACATGGCTCTCGGTGCGCATGATGTACTTGGAGACCTCGTGCACATATACTTCGTTATAACTAAGTACGGTCATGGGAAGGATATAGATAGACTAGGTATGAGGCTATTTGAGTCTGGACACCCTGTCCCAGATGTTGCAGGGGTGACAGCCGCTACGGAGATGATACATCTCCTGGAGGAGACTTCTGATAAGGATTTGGTGATATTTCTTATTTCAGGTGGAGCCTCGGCTTTATGTACTTTGCCGGAAGATGATATCACCCTAGAAGACCTCCAGGAGACCACGAAACGCTTGCTGTTAGCTGGCGCTGATATTAGAGAGCTTAACACCGTTCGCAAACACATCTCCAGATCAGGTGGTGGCAAGCTTGCTGGAATAGTATATCCATCCAGAGTAGTGGCACTTGTAGTGTCAGATGTTATAGGTAATGATCTGGATGTTATAGCATCTGGACCTCTGACTCCGGATCCTACTACGTACCAAGATGCGCTTGAAGTCGTCGATAGGCTTAGAGTAGAACTGCCTGTATCTGTCAAGAATTATTTGCTGATGGGGATTGCGGGGGATGTACCTGAAACTCCTAAGCCAGGCAGTCCGGAGTTTGAGAACGTATCCATCAGGGTTATAGCGGATGTTTTCCTGGCGCTCCGCGAAGCAGCATCTCGTGCAGAGGCACTAGGGTACGAGTCTTTGATCCTTACTTCAAGACTGGAGGGAGAATCAAGAGAGTTGGGTAAGACTGTAGGTAACATAGCGGTCAATGTAGTAAAAGAGAATGTCCCCTATAGTCCACCTGTTGCTCTGCTCCTTGGTGGTGAAACTACAGTTACAGTGAGAGGCAATGGTGTAGGGGGAAGAAATCAGGAGCTAGCTTTGTCGGCAGCTTTGGCCATGCAGGGATGTGAGAACGTGGTAGTAGCATCTATGGGCACAGATGGAACGGACGGCCCAACGGATGCTGCTGGAGGCATCGTGGATGGCCTAACTGTGGCTAGAGGTAAAGTTGCTGGATTGGATGCGAAGCGATACCTTGCTAGGAATGATGCTTACAACTATCTCAAGGCGACCGGTGACTTGATATTCACAGGACCCACTGGTACCAATGTAAACGATCTGGTGCTGGTGCTTGCAAGGTAA
- a CDS encoding MFS transporter: protein MSTRFVALSHRDFRLLWIGQLISTIGSQMSFTAINWHIYRLLSNTSYSIDILGRHFELGAEALGLGILGMIRVLPIIFFSMLGGMVADTHDRRQILLWTELGGALVSALLAITTLTGNISLGIIYLLTALSAAVSAFDTPARQAIVPQLVPKEHLTNAISLNTLDWQIGTIIGPAIAGALIASLSIGWVYAINSLAYLMVLALILMMSFRGKPAAQETSINLRAMFEGFRFVRNTPIIWSTMILDFWATFFSSARTMLPIVAGDLLQVGPVGYGVLSTAQSVGSVIAGLILSLRREIHHQGIVLLVSVAIYGIATALFGVSKIFILSYILFALTGAGDTVSTVIRGTVRQILTPDHLRGRMVGVNMIFFMGGPQLGELEAGLVASVLGVPFAIVSGGVATVLITLWVAAKYPSLRQYKSSSEPELAIA, encoded by the coding sequence TTGAGTACCAGGTTTGTTGCGCTTAGCCATCGTGATTTCAGGCTGCTTTGGATCGGCCAGCTGATATCAACCATAGGCTCGCAAATGAGCTTTACCGCTATCAACTGGCATATATATAGGCTACTCAGCAATACAAGTTATTCCATAGACATCTTAGGGAGACACTTCGAGCTTGGAGCTGAGGCCTTAGGGTTGGGGATATTAGGCATGATAAGAGTCCTCCCCATAATCTTCTTCTCCATGCTCGGAGGCATGGTAGCCGATACACATGACAGAAGACAAATACTGCTGTGGACAGAACTTGGAGGGGCATTAGTATCCGCACTACTAGCGATAACGACCCTCACAGGTAATATATCTCTTGGCATTATCTATCTATTGACAGCGCTTAGTGCAGCCGTCTCCGCATTTGATACTCCTGCCAGGCAGGCAATAGTCCCTCAACTTGTGCCCAAAGAGCATCTAACTAATGCCATAAGTCTGAACACCCTGGACTGGCAGATAGGCACGATCATAGGGCCAGCTATTGCCGGAGCACTAATTGCCTCTCTAAGCATAGGCTGGGTCTATGCTATCAACTCATTGGCATACCTCATGGTACTTGCTCTCATTCTTATGATGAGTTTCCGAGGAAAGCCAGCTGCTCAGGAAACAAGCATCAATCTGCGGGCTATGTTCGAGGGGTTCAGATTTGTACGCAACACTCCCATCATATGGAGCACTATGATCCTTGACTTTTGGGCTACATTCTTTTCATCAGCAAGAACCATGTTGCCCATAGTAGCTGGGGATCTCCTGCAAGTAGGGCCTGTAGGTTATGGCGTACTATCTACAGCACAATCTGTGGGTTCGGTGATCGCGGGCTTAATTCTCTCCCTAAGAAGAGAGATACACCATCAGGGTATAGTCCTACTAGTAAGTGTTGCGATCTACGGTATAGCTACTGCATTGTTCGGCGTTTCCAAGATCTTCATACTTTCGTACATTCTATTTGCACTGACTGGAGCTGGAGATACAGTCTCAACGGTGATTAGAGGCACAGTACGGCAGATACTTACCCCAGACCATCTTCGAGGCCGAATGGTTGGGGTCAATATGATATTTTTCATGGGTGGGCCACAGCTGGGAGAACTAGAGGCTGGGCTAGTAGCCTCAGTGCTGGGAGTGCCATTTGCTATCGTAAGTGGGGGTGTAGCCACCGTACTGATTACATTGTGGGTAGCTGCTAAGTATCCATCACTACGACAGTACAAGAGCTCCTCAGAACCTGAGCTTGCCATAGCCTAG
- the lipA gene encoding lipoyl synthase, with the protein MKPDVEHMSDGRPAYELPKPSWIKARIPSGPNYQELKGLMRGLGLHTVCEEAHCPNIGDCWERRTATFMILGRVCTRSCGFCAVETGRPPEYDLLEPGRVAMAVSRLGLRHVVVTSVARDELPDGGAEIFARTIRAIHRRVPGCSVEVLIPDFRGQEDAIRKVVEAGPEIINHNVETVPRLHRRVRPQAKYERSLRVLELAGELGGEVLTKSGLMVGLGESRQELRDVMRDLRSVGVEILTVGQYLRPSREHLPVEKYYTPQEFEELKQEALELGFKHVESGPLVRSSYHADQQVSSLLQKAV; encoded by the coding sequence ATGAAGCCAGACGTAGAGCACATGAGCGATGGCAGGCCTGCCTATGAGCTGCCCAAGCCCAGTTGGATCAAGGCCAGGATACCCAGTGGCCCCAACTACCAGGAGCTCAAGGGGTTGATGAGGGGTTTGGGGCTGCACACGGTGTGCGAGGAGGCGCACTGTCCCAACATAGGGGACTGCTGGGAGAGGCGCACAGCCACCTTCATGATCCTGGGCAGGGTGTGCACACGCTCCTGTGGGTTCTGTGCGGTGGAGACTGGCAGGCCTCCAGAGTACGACCTGCTGGAGCCTGGCAGGGTGGCGATGGCCGTCTCCAGATTGGGGCTCAGGCATGTGGTGGTGACCTCCGTGGCCAGGGATGAGCTACCTGATGGGGGAGCTGAGATCTTTGCTCGCACCATCAGGGCCATCCACAGGAGGGTACCTGGTTGCTCGGTGGAGGTGCTGATCCCGGACTTTCGTGGGCAGGAGGATGCGATCAGGAAGGTGGTGGAGGCAGGGCCAGAGATCATCAACCACAACGTGGAGACTGTGCCGAGGTTGCACAGGCGTGTGAGGCCACAGGCCAAGTACGAGCGGAGTCTGAGGGTGTTGGAGCTGGCAGGGGAGCTTGGGGGAGAGGTGTTGACCAAGAGTGGGTTGATGGTGGGTTTGGGGGAGAGCAGGCAGGAGCTGAGGGATGTGATGAGGGATCTCAGGAGTGTGGGGGTGGAGATATTGACGGTGGGGCAGTATCTGAGACCTTCCAGGGAGCATCTGCCTGTGGAGAAGTACTACACTCCCCAGGAGTTTGAGGAGCTCAAGCAGGAGGCTTTGGAGCTGGGGTTCAAGCATGTGGAGTCAGGTCCCCTGGTGCGCTCCTCCTACCACGCCGATCAGCAGGTATCCTCCCTCCTGCAAAAAGCCGTCTGA
- the lipB gene encoding lipoyl(octanoyl) transferase LipB — MITPVPPTHSYKHSLDRRPVKVLRMGIVPYMEAWELQKSLVASIASNEHPESLILLQHPHTYTIGRKGGHDHLLASIEQLRAMNVEVIETDRGGDITYHGPEQIVGYPLINLRNIGSDVHKYLRMLEEVLIRTLNDYGFSAHRDEQYTGVWIGKAKIAAIGVKISRGITMHGFAININTDLRYFDMIIPCGITGRSVTSLQVLLGRTIPLEEVMDHIEHHFSEVFEVQITR, encoded by the coding sequence ATGATTACTCCCGTACCTCCGACACACAGCTACAAACATTCTCTCGATAGAAGGCCGGTAAAGGTACTGCGTATGGGCATTGTCCCATACATGGAGGCTTGGGAGCTACAAAAGAGCTTAGTAGCTAGCATAGCCTCAAATGAACATCCGGAATCATTAATCCTGCTTCAGCATCCCCACACATATACCATAGGTAGGAAAGGTGGACATGACCATCTTCTGGCTTCTATAGAGCAACTTCGGGCAATGAATGTCGAAGTTATAGAGACCGATAGGGGCGGTGATATAACATACCATGGACCTGAACAGATCGTGGGGTATCCTCTGATCAACCTCCGGAATATAGGTAGCGACGTGCATAAATATCTCCGCATGCTTGAAGAGGTGCTCATAAGAACCCTGAACGACTACGGCTTCTCAGCCCACAGGGATGAGCAATACACCGGCGTGTGGATCGGGAAAGCCAAGATAGCAGCTATTGGCGTCAAGATAAGCCGAGGTATAACAATGCATGGCTTCGCTATCAACATCAACACGGATCTCAGATATTTCGACATGATAATTCCCTGTGGCATCACTGGTAGGAGTGTCACCAGTCTACAGGTTCTTCTAGGTCGCACAATTCCCCTGGAAGAAGTTATGGACCACATAGAACATCACTTTTCAGAGGTATTTGAGGTCCAGATCACAAGATAA